A section of the Dermacoccus nishinomiyaensis genome encodes:
- a CDS encoding polyprenyl synthetase family protein produces MSGRQDDIALDAGRFGREGLGLERRAAGRCDTESRDGGRRSDACRLTDAASFLDAVQARLAESLAFAADAGGVVTAGLPSSALVEASSLETLVRDLLAAGGKLVRPRLVRLGYLAARECTNPDDDPATTDAVVRVAAAFELLHLFGLLQDDVMDASDTRRGTPTAHHQVRAAAAQPDGPDAARLGDSVAVLAGDLAFALANRLVRALPEHVADAWDAAVVELVTGQRLDLVFAAEARLDEVSTRRVAHAKSGAYTVQRPLEIGALLAGESAPPAWLSQFGAALGEAFALADDIIGLWGEPAVTGKPAGEDLRERKPTTVLGLADSALDGELTRRLAPGREPLDEAETHAWLQRLDAAGVRAQAVARIADRHADALDALAALPQGAVRDELTRFADELAVRDA; encoded by the coding sequence ATGAGCGGACGGCAGGACGACATCGCCCTCGACGCCGGACGTTTCGGGCGCGAAGGACTCGGGCTCGAGCGGCGCGCCGCGGGACGCTGCGACACCGAGAGTCGAGATGGAGGACGCCGCAGCGACGCGTGCCGTCTCACCGATGCCGCCAGCTTTCTCGACGCCGTGCAGGCGCGCTTGGCCGAGAGCCTTGCCTTCGCGGCCGACGCCGGCGGTGTGGTGACGGCCGGACTGCCCTCGTCAGCGCTGGTCGAGGCATCGTCGCTCGAGACGCTCGTGCGTGATCTTCTCGCAGCCGGCGGCAAACTCGTGCGGCCCCGGCTCGTCCGCCTCGGGTACCTGGCGGCGCGCGAGTGCACCAACCCCGACGACGACCCCGCGACCACCGACGCTGTCGTTCGTGTCGCTGCGGCGTTCGAGTTGTTGCACCTGTTCGGGTTGCTGCAGGACGACGTCATGGATGCCTCTGACACGCGACGCGGCACTCCGACCGCGCACCACCAGGTGAGAGCCGCCGCAGCTCAGCCCGACGGCCCCGACGCTGCGCGCCTCGGCGACAGCGTCGCCGTTCTCGCCGGTGATCTCGCGTTCGCGCTCGCGAACCGCCTCGTCCGCGCTCTGCCGGAGCACGTGGCCGACGCGTGGGACGCAGCGGTCGTCGAGCTCGTCACCGGCCAGCGGCTCGACCTCGTCTTCGCCGCCGAGGCACGCCTCGACGAGGTGAGCACACGCCGCGTCGCGCACGCAAAGTCGGGCGCGTACACGGTGCAGCGCCCCCTCGAGATCGGCGCGTTGCTCGCCGGCGAGAGCGCGCCACCGGCGTGGCTGAGCCAATTCGGCGCCGCGCTCGGTGAGGCGTTCGCGCTCGCCGACGACATCATCGGCCTGTGGGGCGAACCCGCCGTCACGGGCAAACCGGCGGGCGAGGATCTGCGCGAACGCAAGCCGACGACCGTCCTCGGCCTCGCCGACTCGGCCCTCGACGGCGAGCTGACGCGACGCCTGGCGCCGGGTCGCGAACCACTCGACGAGGCCGAGACACACGCCTGGTTGCAGCGCCTCGACGCGGCGGGCGTGCGCGCGCAGGCCGTCGCCCGCATCGCCGATCGCCACGCTGATGCCCTCGATGCTCTCGCGGCGCTGCCGCAGGGCGCGGTGCGTGAC